In the genome of Halosolutus amylolyticus, the window CGAGACGGCGGCGCTCGCGGAGACCGTCGTCGACGAGTACGGTCGGATCGACGTGCTCTGTGCCAACGCCGGGATCTTTCCGTCCGCCACCCTCGAGGAACTCTCGGTCGAGGACTGGGACCGGGTCTTCGACGTGAACGCGAAGGGTGTGTTCCTGTCCGTGCGCGCGTGTCTGCCGCACATGCGCGAGCAAGACTACGGTCGGATCGTGATCACGTCCTCCATCACCGGGCCGCTGGTCGGCTATCCCGGCTGGACCCACTACGCCGCGACCAAGGCCGGCGTCCTCGGGTTCATGCGAACCGCCGCACTCGAGGTCGCCGCCTCGGACATCACGATCAACGCCGTCCTCCCCGGGAACATCGCGACGGGCGGACTGGACGACCTCGGCGAGGAGTACCTCGAGAAGATGCGCAACTCGATCCCGAAGGGGAAACTCGGGACGCCCGAGGACGTCGGCCACGCGGTCGCGTACCTGGCGTCCGAGGACGCCAGCTACGTCACCGGCACCTCGATCGTCGTCGACGGCGGCCAGACCCTCCCGGAGTCACAGCTCGCGATCGAGGAGATCGAGGGCGCGTAGATCGGGCCACTGCCGGGTTCGCTCCCTGTCGGATCGCCACGGCGATCGCCGCCCCCGTCAAAAGACGCCCCGATCGTCCTGCAGCGCCCGATACCGCTCCAGGTACCGATCGGCGACGGCGTCGCCGTCGTACTCGGCGAACGTCTCGTCGACGTCGCGGTGTTCGAGCTCGCCCGCCGAAAGAATCGCGTCGGCGAGTTCGTCCTCGCTCGTGGTGCGAAAGCCGCGATCCCAGCCCTCGACGAGTTCGTGGGCGCTGGAGTCGGCGTGGTACTCGACGATCCCGACGCAACCGGCCGCCAGCGCCCACAACATCTCCGTCGGGAAGACGCAGTGTTCGGCCGTCTGCGCAAAGACGTGGGCCCCGCGGTAGGCCGCGATCCGCTCGTCGAGCGAGAGCGCGCCGGCGAACGTGATCCGATCGTCGATCCGGAGGTCGCTCGCGAGTCGTTCGTACCGCTCACGTTCCGGTCCGTCGCCGACGACGGTCGCCTCCCAGTCCCGGTCGCGAAGCTCCGCGAGCGCCAGCAGGAGGCTCTCGAGGTTGGCACCGTCGTCGAGTCGGCGGGCGTAGATCACGTCCACGCGCTCGTCCGGCTCGACCGCTCGAATGCGTTCCAGATCGATCGGGTTCGGGATCCGCTCGACGAGGTCGCCGTCGGCCCCGCGCTCCCGGACCCACGTTCCGACGAGTTCGGACGGAGTGACGATCCAGTCCGGGCGGCCGGCCGCCAGCCGCGTCGCTCGATCGTCCGCGACGCCGCCGTCGCCGTACCACTCGACGAGTAGCGGAACGCGGGCCATCGTCGCTCCCAGGCTGGCCGCGAGGACCTGTCCCGACGGCTGTGCGCTCGCGTGGACGACGTCCGGCCGCGCGGCCGCGAGGACGAACGGCAGCCGCAACAGGAACGAGGCCCTCGCCTCCGGCCCGACCGACACGCCGTGATAGGTGACGTCGTCGCGCTCGAGGCGACCCTGCTCGCCGTCCCAGAACTGGGTACAGAACACGTGCACGTCGTGGTCGTTCGCCGCGAGCAGGTCGACGATCGACTGGAACCGCTGGTTCGTCTCGGTATCGCGGTGGTGAACCGTCTCGTACGAGACGAACGCGATGCGCATATGCCGTCGGCACGTAGTGCGGGGATAAAAAGTCACTTCTTTCGTTCAGTTCGGCGATTTCCGATCGCGGGACGCGTCGGTTCCCCTGCGATATCGCGATCGAGA includes:
- the fabG gene encoding 3-oxoacyl-ACP reductase FabG — translated: MTVEDRIAIVTGGASGIGAGIADVLSTAGATVVLADVDEAEAERVADDLPGEAIGVEADVTEPAETAALAETVVDEYGRIDVLCANAGIFPSATLEELSVEDWDRVFDVNAKGVFLSVRACLPHMREQDYGRIVITSSITGPLVGYPGWTHYAATKAGVLGFMRTAALEVAASDITINAVLPGNIATGGLDDLGEEYLEKMRNSIPKGKLGTPEDVGHAVAYLASEDASYVTGTSIVVDGGQTLPESQLAIEEIEGA
- a CDS encoding glycosyltransferase family 4 protein gives rise to the protein MRIAFVSYETVHHRDTETNQRFQSIVDLLAANDHDVHVFCTQFWDGEQGRLERDDVTYHGVSVGPEARASFLLRLPFVLAAARPDVVHASAQPSGQVLAASLGATMARVPLLVEWYGDGGVADDRATRLAAGRPDWIVTPSELVGTWVRERGADGDLVERIPNPIDLERIRAVEPDERVDVIYARRLDDGANLESLLLALAELRDRDWEATVVGDGPERERYERLASDLRIDDRITFAGALSLDERIAAYRGAHVFAQTAEHCVFPTEMLWALAAGCVGIVEYHADSSAHELVEGWDRGFRTTSEDELADAILSAGELEHRDVDETFAEYDGDAVADRYLERYRALQDDRGVF